One Oryza brachyantha chromosome 3, ObraRS2, whole genome shotgun sequence DNA segment encodes these proteins:
- the LOC107303894 gene encoding protein virilizer homolog has translation MTKNGGSPLGHAIFHSAAEILEVLVADSTASSLKSWIGFAINLHTALHSSSPGSNRKDAPTRLLEWIDAGVVYKRNGAVGLLCYSAILAAGGDAHLSLGNVLVSDSMDVENVIADSNNTADGQVIDNILGKLVADKYFDGVALCNTCVVQLTTALRILAFISEDKV, from the exons ATGACTAAAAATG GAGGGTCTCCTTTGGGCCATGCCATCTTCCATTCGGCTGCGGAAATTCTTGAAGTTCTGGTTGCAGATTCAACTGCTTCATCACTTAAATCATGGATTGGATTTGCTATCAATCTCCACACGGCTTTGCATTCATCTTCTCCTGGATCAAACAGGAAAGATGCTCCAACAAGATTACTGGAATGGATTGATGCTGGTGTTGTGTACAAGAGAAATGGTGCTGTTGGGCTTCTCTGTTACTCCGCTATTTTAGCTGCTGGTGGAGATGCTCATCTTTCATTAGGAAATGTGCTTGTGTCAGATTCAATGGACGTTGAGAATGTAATTGCAGATTCAAATAATACTGCAGATGGTCAAGTCATTGATAATATTCTGGGTAAGCTTGTTGCAGATAAATACTTTGATGGAGTTGCTTTGTGCAACACATGTGTTGTTCAATTAACAACAGCTCTCCGCATTTTGGCATTCATTTCGGAAGATAAG GTGTAG